The Candidatus Defluviibacterium haderslevense DNA window TTCAATAGCTCTTGCGGATTCTACTTTTCCAAAATCTGCTGCTTCCCAACCGAATTGATCCAGAATATATGAAACTTCTTTTTTGGCATCTTCATTATTACCACAAATAAACATAGTTGGTTTACTCTCAAAATGTGGATCTACCATAAATGCACTTCCTACACTATTAAACGCTTTTACAAAGTTAGCTGCTGGCACTTCAAGTTGTAATTCTTCCATTAGGGATTGATCCAGATTGGTATAAAATTTCAACACACCATTAGTCGGTGGAGCATCTGCAATTGGATTAGTTGCGTCTATGATAGTTTTACCTTTTAGATGGTCGTGACCCATAAGTTCCAATGCATTTTTAGATTTACTTCCTTTTACGGCAAGGACTATGATGTCGCCGAATTGAGCTGTTTCTGAAAATGAACCAATTTGTGCATTTGGTCCTGTAATGTTTTTCCAGTCTTGGAGTTTTGATGGATCGCTAGTCCCTAGCATAACTTCATAACCATATTTTATAAATCCTTTACCCAATGTTTTAGCAACAATTCCTGATCCAACAATTCCAATCTTTTTCATGTTTGATATTTTTGATATTTCAACATATTATTCTTGGTATTGTTCAATAGGTAATCAAGCATAGCAATGCATCAATTTATATCAACCATAAAGTATTTACAGGTAAATAATAACCTATTTGAATCTCATTTATTCTATACCAAACTTACTGAATACTTATTTATGCTTTAATGGCCCAGCGCAATTTTGCAGATCTCGAGCGCGGATTATTGTATATTTCCTGAGAGGATGGAAGTATCGGATCAGCTGCAATTTCAGAATAAATTCCCAAGCGAAATAAACTTTGGAATGATTTTTTAACACGACGATCTTCACCGGAATGAAAAGTGAGAATTGCGACACGCCCGCCAGTATCAAGCACTGCAGGAAGTTTCTCAAGAAATTTTTCTAGTACACCAAATTCATTATTGACTTCAATACGTAATGCTTGGAAGCACCGTTGACAAGATTTTTTAATCTGGTCTATTTTGTTATTGTTTGGAAGGAATCCAAGTGTTTCTGCAATAACTTCTTTTAGTTGATTCGTAGTTTCAATCCCTTTAGTTTTCGCCATTTTAGCAATTATACTTTTCGCAATGATGGCAGCATGAGGTTCATCTGCATTTTGGATAAGAATGTCTTCCAATTGCTGTTGTGAAATATTTTTTAATAATGCTGATGCAGGTCGTCCACTTTTTGGATTCAATCTAAGATCCATAGGTCCATCCATTTTTAAGGAGAATCCTCTTTCGGGATTATCTATTTGCATGGAAGAAACACCTAAATCGGCTAATACAAAATTCAGCGGTCCGGCTTCTGCAGCAATTTGTTCTATCTCTGAAAAATTCATTTTCTTAATAACGAGCACCTCATCACCAAAACCTAATGAAGCTAAACGTTCTTTGGTGCGGGGCAATTCAATGGGGTCTACATCAATGGCATAAAGACGGCCTCCAGGTGACAAACATTTGAGTATTTCGAGACTATGACCGCCATACCCTAAGGTGGCATCTAATCCTATCTGACCTGGTGTAATGTTTAGAAAGTTTAGAATTTCGTTTACACATATAGAGCGATGCATTCCTGCAGGCGTTCGACCTTTTTCCAAAACCTTGTCAATATCTTCTTTGTAGCGATCCGGTTGAAGTTCTTTATATTTTTCTTTAAATGATTTTGGGTGGGTGCCTTTGTATCTAATACGTCTGGGTGGTTTTGATTCATTAGGATCCATGATGTAAAAGTAATTATTAAACTGGGACCTTTTAAATATAATTTCAACGAATCTTTGATTTGCATTTATTTTCAAGCTAATTTAAGTTTTACCTGTTTTAAGTAAAGTTTATAATCTATAACATAAATCCAATGAGTGTGTTGTGCTCAAATATAAATTAACTATATACAAAAATTTTATATTACACTTGTTAGCAATCGCCAGAATTTTGGTTTTAGTTCATTTTATAACTAACAATTTGCGTTAAATCAAGCCATATTTTATACGTTCGTTTAAAAGTTCCCTGCGTTAGTTTAAAAGTACATGACAAAAACGCATAGACCTGATATCTTTGATCTTGTAGATTAAGAGATTCAATATAAGGATACAGTTATATTTTGTAATTAATTAACTTGAATAATATGCTAGCAAACAAACTGGCTTGGTGTTTTTTAAAAAATCTAAATACATGAAAACTAAAACATTATTTGTTTATTTATTTTTACCCTTTGTACTCAATTGTCAAATTATTTCAAAGGTAGAATTAAAATTTAATGGTTATTATTCATTTGTAAAGCATAATTATAAATACACTGTCAATGAATATAATACAGTATATGCCTATCAACTTCAAACCAATGGAAATTTAACAGATACAGGTTTTAGTTACAAGCCGATTTATGGGATTGTCGATCCACACAATTATTTAACCTATGAGCCTGAAATTATTTTACGCAAATTCCTATTTAATGAAAGACTAGACATCGGCTTTAAATATGGAATTAAGAGGACTAAAATAAAGCATGATTTTGCCATTAATCCTTTACGAGCCAGAATTACGGCTATTGTACCTATGAAAGTAGATCAAACTATTTATTATAGTTCATTAGGTCTTCAAATAGCTTATTATTTACCAAAAATTAAATCAAGAATAGAAATTGGTATTGAGAATAGTATGCCCCATAAAAGAATTGAAAGCAGTACTCGATCAATCACTACAGATTTTCGGTTTTATGCTTTTACTGTGGAGCCAACACGAAATTTTAAGCATGGAGGGGGTATTTTCTGTTACTTTATTAATTATAATTATTTTATTACGCCTCACTTATTTATTGGTTTTAATTATAAAATTAGTCGTGGTGGTGATGCTACAGACAAATTTAATTTACAAGAATTTATAAATCAAGAGACTAAACTTACACACGAAGGATATTATACAAATGGATTGCGATTATTAGGTTTAAATATTGGGTATAGTTTGAATTTTTGATCATTAGTACGATTTTAAAGCAATTTCATTTCATTACTTTATTTTCTTCAAAATTCCATAATCCATAACTTTTTACCCACGTTTTCCTTTAGCAACACCTGCTTCTTAAAGAATCCAAGGTCTTTCAACACTGCCTTGTGTCAATAAACAACCTTCAACTGAAGCCTCGTCAATTTTGTCCATATTTGCAGAATACCAATCTAACACAAATTCAAGACAAGAACCTCCTATTTTTTCTAAAATATTAAGCCAAGCCTCTCTAAAACAGATATAATGCATATTTATTTGAAGTTGGTAATTTGTCTCTAAATAAATTTCATGGCATTGGATAAAATGTCAATTTTTATTTTGTTAAATTCTACTGTAGGTTCAACAATGAATCTATTCATAGGAATTGATATACTTCTAAAAGTTAGATTATCTGTCTATTAGAAGAATTTATTCGAAATAAGGGCCAGTAATTCTTAACCAACTTTTGTCTAAATGTTTTAATTCTTCTTTTGGCAATTTACGTATTTCTGAATCTAGGGTTTAGTATAGTTCTATTATTCTATTTTACTAAGGAAACTAATTTTTTTCGAACTTTTAAAGAATATTTCATCACGAATTGTTCACGGGTTTTCCACGAATTATCCTCGTCTCATTCTCATATTTTATAGAACTGGGATCTCTCCATGAAAATAATATTTCCATATTCAAATTCGTTTAAGCAATGAGAGCAAAATGTTTTTGACCTTAGTCAAATAGCATTGTAAATATTTTAACATTATAATTATTAGACATGGCACACCAAATCGGCCTGATTAAAATTTCAGGTAAACTCAATGATTTAAGTTTTTTCAAAAGCAAATACGGGTATATCGTTCGAACAAAAGGTGGAGCTAGTGGGACCCGGATAAAAACGGATCCAGCCTTCGCTAGAACTCGAGAAAATAATCAAGAGTTCGCTGAACTGAATCATGCGGGTAAATGGATTCGTACTTCATTGCGAAACATTACTGCCAAAGAATCTGATGCTTTGGTGGTAAGCAGAATGGTGAAGCAACTAGCTCAGGTAATAAAATTGGATAACTCTAATCTGCGAGGAAGTAGAAAAGTAGGGGTTGGGTTATCTACTGTGGAAGGCAAAGCACATTTAAAGGGATTTAACTTTAACATTGAATCTGTATTGAGTCAAGTACTCAAATCTAATTATCATGTGGATATAGCACGTGGGGTTGTGCGCATTCCTGATTTTCTACCTCAACAGGATTTGGTTTGTCCTTCTGGTGCAACACATTGTAGCATTGAAGCTGCTTGGTCCAAAATTGATTTTATGACAGGTGCTTTTAATTCTTCAAAGAGTCTTGTGGTAACTTTAGCTTTAGATCTAACTCCTAGTGAGGTTGTGCTAAATCCAACTCAGCTGCCGACAGGAGCAGGTATTTTGTTTGTAGTTTTGAAAGTGAGTTTTCTTCAAGAAGTTAATGGGCAATTGTATCCATTGAAGAATGGAGTGATGAATGCGATTGAATTGGTGTCTATCAGCTAATATACTGGCCTTGAACAAATCTTTCTATCTGACAATATATCTAGTAGTTGATTTGGATCACGTCTGCAATCCCAAAAAAAAAATTATAAGTTTTTGGTCTTTCATGATTTCTTAAAATTTAATATACTCAAGTATAACAAAACCCCTAACATTTTCGGAATCCTGGGAATCAATAATAAAGGGGACTTTTAAATTAAATGGGCGGCGTCGCGAAAAGTTTTTAATAGTTTTTTGCTGTAAGCAGATGACTGGTTTCTTAAGTCTTAAAACTTCTTAATCCTTTTTAAGTCATTTTTTGATCTTTCAGACCAGGCAACTATTTTAGCCATCTAATATATCTTTAAATACTTGGTCGGTTGTATAAAAAAGATTATTTCTATAATCATTTCTGACCCCCTCAATGTTTAATTTTTGTTCGGAATTTAAAGTTATAATCTGCTTTGTTTCTTGAATGTCTTTTAATTGAGTATAAACTTCTTGAAGCAATTCTTCATTGTCAATATTCCCTATTCCTTTGATAGTATTATCTTCAACAGTTGGTAAGGTGTTAATATTTATGCTAATTTACAAATTAAGTTGATCAACTTTTACTAATAACAACGATCGTCGAAGTCTCTGACTTCGATTGCATATAATACCAACTAATATCTTAAATTTACTAACGGCGATGGCTCTGACTCCAATGCAAAACGATCGAAGTATGTGGTAAAAAATCTTCAATTCAATATCTGGCAGATGTTCTAATCTAAAATAGTTATGATCAAAGGCAAGAATCAATCTAAACCAATCAATTTATTTTCATTAGTTTATAAACAATAAAAATACCAGAATTTAAGCCAGCCTGTGAATTCATAAGCTTCATAGTTAGATACAAGAATGTTTAGTTTGATAAAGCTAGATGAACTAGGCTTTATTAAAGTAGACGTATTTATTAACGGCTCGCAAATATTTTTCCATTATAAAATGACATTTTGACATAAATCGAGCCATAATTTATACGCTCGTTTAAAAGTTCCCTGCGTTAGTTTAAAAGTACTTGACAAAACTGCACAAGCATGATACCTTTGATTTTTTAAAGTAATGAGTAGAAATATAAGGAAATGTTTATATTTTGTAATTCATTAACTTGAAATATAGACCAGTCAACAAACTGACTTATTATTTTTAGAATATTTAGATTTATGAAAGTACGAATATTATTTTATTTATTTTTACCTACACTACTTAGTAGTCAGGTTATCTCAAAAGTGGAATTAAAATTTAATGGTTATTATTCATTTGTAAAGCATAATTATCAATACTCTACAAACGAATATAATACTGTTTATGCTTATCAAGTTCAAACTAATGGCCTCGATACCGATACTACTCTTTCGTACAAACCAATCTTTGGTATTGTTGATCCGCATGATTATTTAGCATATGAACCAGAAATTATTATTCGTAAGTTTTTGATTAATAATAGGCTTGATATTGGCTTAAAATTTGGAATCAAGAAAACCAAAATAAAACATGATTATTCATTTAATCCATTGCAATCAAGGGTAATTACTGTTTTAGTCTTAAAAGTAGATCAAACCATTTATTATGGTGCATTAGGTTTGGAATTGGCATATTATATGCCTAAAATTAAATCAAGAATTGAAATTGGTATTGAAAACAGTATGCCACTAAAAAGAGTAGAAAGTAGTACGCGTGAAATATTTACAGATTTTGAATATTATGCCTATATTGTCGATTCAGATAGAAACTTTAAACATGGCGGAAGCATATGGTGTTATAATTTAAACTACAGTTATTATATTACACCAAATATATTTGTAGGTGTGAATTATAAATTTAGACGTGGTGGTGAAGCGACCGATAGATTTAAATTGTATGATATAAAAAATGATAGGCTGACTCATGATGGATTTTATACAAATGGATTACGATTATTAGGTTTAAATGTTGGGTATAGTTTGAATTTTTGAACATTAGGACGATATTAAAGCAATTTCATTTCAATACTTTATTTTAATTTGGATTTATTTTCTTTATAATCCCATAAACCATAACTCTGAGTCCAGGCTTTTGTTTTATAACGAACCCAAAAATGAACTGTAAGTGATAAAATAAATATTATAGCTATTATTTTTAAAAACAATTGACTTTTCCAAAAACATAAAATCAGGCTTCCCAATATAAGGTATTTAATAAGTCTAAACCAAAGAGGTTGTGCGCTTCTTGAAAAGGCGACTTCAAATTCGCGGAGGAGCGTTCGTTTAATTGACATATAAAGTTTTTAAAATACTAAATTGTAATTTCTGTTATAGCTATCTGAAAGCATGTTACAAAATTGTCTGAACTGGGATTTATGGGATGAATGGGATGTATTAGAAATTATTTTATTAGAGTAATACATATATTCTCTATTTTGGTACATATTTTTTATTAGTTAGTCTATGAAATTGAAGCTTTGAGTTGCCAAAATTAATTAATAGACCTATTTCTAAATTATATGCTTCTAGATAATTCATTGCTTGTGCAAGATGAAGATTTTCTAGTAGCGTTATTGCTTTTAATTCGACACTAATCTGTCCTTCGACAAAGAAATCTACTCTTCTAGTTCCTATTAAAACAGATTTATAATTAATATCCATTTCAAATTCACGTATAAAGTCAATATTTCTTAATCTAAATTCTTCTTCCAAAGCTCTTTGATAAATCACTTCTTGAAAGCCGCTTCCTAATATATTATGTACCTCCATAGCACAATTGATAATACTCCCAGTTAATGCTTCAAATTTCATGTTGCAAAATAAATATTTTATAATTAATGTAATTAGTTCTTTGGTAAAAATCTCAAAAATCCTCAAAATCCTAGTAATCCCAGTTCAGACAATTTTTAGAATTTACTATCATTAAAAATTGTTTGGTAATATAGTATTCAGCGTATAATTTTTTTTTCAAAATAATGTTAATCACTTTACCCTTCATTTCTTTTATCCCATTCTCGTTTTAACATTGCATATTGGTATTCACTTCCCCATTTACCTTTGAAGAAGATATTTTCAATAAAGTGGCCTTCTTGCCTGAAACCGATGCTTTTTAATAATTCGATGGATGCTATATTTTCAGTGTCTACTATTTCAACAACGCGATGAATGTCTTTAGTATCAAATAAAAATTTCAACAGATTTATTAAGGTTTCTTTGGCATAACCTTTTCGTTGTTCTAAGTGAGATATGGTAATACCAATTTCTGCTATCCTTGGATCAAGTACATCGAGTTTAATCGCACAATCTCCAACCAATTTACCAGAGTTATTATGTTCAATGCCGTATTGTACCCATTCACCTGCATTACCAAAATATTTGGATTCATTTTCCAATATAAATTCGGCTGCTTGTACTAAGGTCATGACATCAAATCCCTGATATTTTGTGACTTCAGGATTGGAACGGTAGAGATGAAAATCATCGAGATCTGATGGTTTTAGGTGACGAATCGTAAGAAGTGGTGTTTTAATATGTAAAGGTTCCATAAGGCAAAGTTACTATTTTGGGTTATTATTTGTATTGAATTGTATTAATCGAATTTTGAATATTATTTTTCAACAATCATTTAAAGTATAGTTTGCATACAATTAGCTTGCATTAACAATTTACAATAGATTCATATTTTTTTAATGTTTGTCTTTGATGTTTTCCATTTAAATGGCTTGCTTTTAATTAATTCCAATTTGAAATGAATATTAACCTATGTTTTATCAAAAATGTTGATTAATAGGTATTATTTATTAAACCCAATGATCTGTTTTGATTTAAAGTCAAAATTTTGCTAAAAGACTTTACATTTGTTAATTCCTTAGTTGAATTTATACTTATGAAATCCATATTATCTTTCATTTTTAGCTTGTTTTGTTTTTTTATTCAGGCGCAAACCATTAAACTGGACTCATCCAATTTACCCATATGTATCATAGATACCAGAGGTAAAACCATAGCCAATGAACCAAAAATATTGGCACATATGAAGATTATATACAATGGCCCCGGGAAGACCAATAGCATTAAAGATTTAAAATATAATTACAATAACTTTATTGCTATAGAAATTCGAGGTAATAGTTCTCAATCTTATCCACAAAAGCAGTACGGTATTGAATTGCGTGATAGTGTCACGGGTAATGATTTGGATACCTCCATTCTGGACATGCCCAAAGAAGAGGATTGGGTATTATATGCGCCTTATAATGATATTAGTTTGTTGCGCAATGTGATGACCTATCATTTTTGGAATGAAATGGGACATTGGGGCCCTCGCACTCGATTATGTGAATTGGTTTTGAATAATGAGTATGTGGGTGTTTATATTATGATGGAATCGATTAAGCGGGATCCCAATCGTGTGGATGTTTCCAAAATGACAACTGCAGATACCTCAGGATTGGACCTTACTGGAGGATATATTATGAAGGTAGATAAGAAAAATAATGCTTCAGATCTGAGTTTTGTTTCTAAAGTAAAGTCGACTACAAATCAAGACATCACCTGGCTTTATCATTACCCGGATTCTAAGGATATTAAGCCTGTCCAGCAGAATTATATACACAATTTTATAGATACCGTTGAATTGTTGATGGCATCTTCAAAATTTGCTGATCCTGTAAATGGATATAAGAAATATCTTGGAGTTAATACATTCATAGATTATTTTCTGATCAGTGAATTTTCGAGAAATATAGATGCTTATAAAGCGAGTAGTTATTTTTATAAAGAGAAACTAGCAGAAGATGGAAGTGAAGGTAAATTGAAAGCTGGCCCGGTATGGGATTATAATTTTGCATTCGGAAATGCTAGTTTTTGTTCTGGTGGACAAACGAATGGTTGGATGTATGATGGTTGTGTCCCGGCAACTTTACCTACGCCCATTATTTGGCGAAGATTACTCGCAGATAGTAATTATGTCAATATGGTGAAGTGCCGCTATCTTGAATTAAGAAAAACAATATGGGATACAAGCTATCTTTTCCAATATTTAAATAAATATGCTTTTGATACACTAGACGCAGCCCAAAAGAGACATTTTACAAAATGGAAAATATTGGGAACCAATCCAGGAGGATTTAATGCTTACGTGGCAAGTTCATATCCAGATGAAATGAACCGATTAAAAAATTGGATTCGAAATCGTCTAACATGGATGGATGCTAATTTGCCTGGTCGTTGTTTTCCGCCACCTGCAGTAGCGAAAATGGAAATACCGCATGACCCTGAGTGTTTTTCAGGTAATAGACCAACGATCCAAAAAAACCAACCTTTCAATACTGCCCCATTCAACTATCAGGGAATGGAAAAAATAAGTACCATACCGGCAGATATTATCCGATGGGTTTTGGTAGAATTACGAGATCCTTTAGATAGTACAAAAATGATAGACAGACGTGCGGCTTTGTTGAGATCAGATAGTGTTTTGGTAGATACTAATTTTAAGGCAGGAGTTTTTTTCCCAAAAGCAATTGGTAAGCAAAATTATTTTCTCGTAGTGCGATATGATGCTTTGGGATTTTTGATGAGCAAAGAAAAAGTAGAACTACCCAATGACAATGACTATAATCTGAATCGCTCACATCATGTTATTACGGTTAATAACAATAGTCCAATTATTTTCCAATCCAATTGGATAGGAACGGATACTTTATTTATTTGCGAAGGACAAAAACTGATACTTAATGATTCTAATTTAGTAAAATTAGGATATACTTTTGAACAACATGAAGTTTCTGCAAACGTACCGAACATCAATACATTGAATGCGCATGAAATTATTGTAAGTTTTGACCGTGCGGGATTTTATACCTTCGATTTGTATTTGAATTGTAATCAACACTCAATCATTCGAAATCAAATACATGTCCTTGTATGGTCTAATCCTAAGCCACAAATTATAGGTCCGAATGCTTTTTGCCCATACGATAGTATAGCATTGATATCTGATCCATTTAAACGGTACAAATGGAGTACAGGCGAACAAACTCAAAGTATACAAGTGAAACAATCAGGAAAGTATGAGCTTGAAGTAACAGATGAAAACGGATGTATATCAAGCACCTTTAAGGACATCAATCAGTTTTCCGAAATCAAAGGAATTCTGGAATCAATGCCAGGTTCTCAAGCATCCTTATGTAAGTTTTATTTTGTTCCTGAAGATCCATCGATAAGATATACTTATGTTTGGAGCAATGGCTCCAAAAGTGATACCCTTGAAACATCAGAGAAAATAGTCATGCTTACAATAACTGATTCCAATCAATGCAAGAAAGTCTACAGCATAACATGTAATCCTGTATTGAATTCTGATCTTATAATATCATCCATACAAATTTTACCCAATCCTAATAACGGCACTTTCCGGATTATAAGTCCAAACAGATTAAATCAATTGAAGATTTTTTCAAGTACAGGAAAGCAAGTAAATTCAGGTAAGGAATCAAGACCAAAGACATCAGAGCATGAAATTTATTTTGACAGTTTACCAACAGGAGTTTATATTGGAAAAGCTTTTAGTGAGGGCAGGGAGATTGTGTTTAAAATTGTAGTAAAATAATTTGTATTTTTCTAGAAGTGAATGGAATAAAATCTTCAATTTTCATTGGTAAATTGAATATAATATTTAAAAATCTAGAATGTAATT harbors:
- a CDS encoding NAD(P)-binding domain-containing protein, which encodes MKKIGIVGSGIVAKTLGKGFIKYGYEVMLGTSDPSKLQDWKNITGPNAQIGSFSETAQFGDIIVLAVKGSKSKNALELMGHDHLKGKTIIDATNPIADAPPTNGVLKFYTNLDQSLMEELQLEVPAANFVKAFNSVGSAFMVDPHFESKPTMFICGNNEDAKKEVSYILDQFGWEAADFGKVESARAIEPLCILWCIPGMLQNQWSHAFKLLK
- the rsmH gene encoding 16S rRNA (cytosine(1402)-N(4))-methyltransferase RsmH translates to MDPNESKPPRRIRYKGTHPKSFKEKYKELQPDRYKEDIDKVLEKGRTPAGMHRSICVNEILNFLNITPGQIGLDATLGYGGHSLEILKCLSPGGRLYAIDVDPIELPRTKERLASLGFGDEVLVIKKMNFSEIEQIAAEAGPLNFVLADLGVSSMQIDNPERGFSLKMDGPMDLRLNPKSGRPASALLKNISQQQLEDILIQNADEPHAAIIAKSIIAKMAKTKGIETTNQLKEVIAETLGFLPNNNKIDQIKKSCQRCFQALRIEVNNEFGVLEKFLEKLPAVLDTGGRVAILTFHSGEDRRVKKSFQSLFRLGIYSEIAADPILPSSQEIYNNPRSRSAKLRWAIKA
- a CDS encoding GxxExxY protein — encoded protein: MKFEALTGSIINCAMEVHNILGSGFQEVIYQRALEEEFRLRNIDFIREFEMDINYKSVLIGTRRVDFFVEGQISVELKAITLLENLHLAQAMNYLEAYNLEIGLLINFGNSKLQFHRLTNKKYVPK
- a CDS encoding GNAT family N-acetyltransferase — translated: MEPLHIKTPLLTIRHLKPSDLDDFHLYRSNPEVTKYQGFDVMTLVQAAEFILENESKYFGNAGEWVQYGIEHNNSGKLVGDCAIKLDVLDPRIAEIGITISHLEQRKGYAKETLINLLKFLFDTKDIHRVVEIVDTENIASIELLKSIGFRQEGHFIENIFFKGKWGSEYQYAMLKREWDKRNEG
- a CDS encoding CotH kinase family protein, giving the protein MKSILSFIFSLFCFFIQAQTIKLDSSNLPICIIDTRGKTIANEPKILAHMKIIYNGPGKTNSIKDLKYNYNNFIAIEIRGNSSQSYPQKQYGIELRDSVTGNDLDTSILDMPKEEDWVLYAPYNDISLLRNVMTYHFWNEMGHWGPRTRLCELVLNNEYVGVYIMMESIKRDPNRVDVSKMTTADTSGLDLTGGYIMKVDKKNNASDLSFVSKVKSTTNQDITWLYHYPDSKDIKPVQQNYIHNFIDTVELLMASSKFADPVNGYKKYLGVNTFIDYFLISEFSRNIDAYKASSYFYKEKLAEDGSEGKLKAGPVWDYNFAFGNASFCSGGQTNGWMYDGCVPATLPTPIIWRRLLADSNYVNMVKCRYLELRKTIWDTSYLFQYLNKYAFDTLDAAQKRHFTKWKILGTNPGGFNAYVASSYPDEMNRLKNWIRNRLTWMDANLPGRCFPPPAVAKMEIPHDPECFSGNRPTIQKNQPFNTAPFNYQGMEKISTIPADIIRWVLVELRDPLDSTKMIDRRAALLRSDSVLVDTNFKAGVFFPKAIGKQNYFLVVRYDALGFLMSKEKVELPNDNDYNLNRSHHVITVNNNSPIIFQSNWIGTDTLFICEGQKLILNDSNLVKLGYTFEQHEVSANVPNINTLNAHEIIVSFDRAGFYTFDLYLNCNQHSIIRNQIHVLVWSNPKPQIIGPNAFCPYDSIALISDPFKRYKWSTGEQTQSIQVKQSGKYELEVTDENGCISSTFKDINQFSEIKGILESMPGSQASLCKFYFVPEDPSIRYTYVWSNGSKSDTLETSEKIVMLTITDSNQCKKVYSITCNPVLNSDLIISSIQILPNPNNGTFRIISPNRLNQLKIFSSTGKQVNSGKESRPKTSEHEIYFDSLPTGVYIGKAFSEGREIVFKIVVK